One Succinivibrio dextrinosolvens DNA window includes the following coding sequences:
- a CDS encoding IS630 family transposase, translating to MARQRAYRISLETEERKAIRKILRRSNSTNRRTRCTILLNADESKSDPSTYQQIAERSGVTVPTVIDTLSKFCKDGPVAALNPRRNPNSDVANLKATGDIQAKVIAKACTKSSEGRVRWTLTLLEEELAVILETKLSRSTIGRILQKNDLRPHLSEYWCIPPQADAEFVAAMEDVLDVYQQPYDEKYPLWCMDEKPFQLLDESRNPLPMRPGDITRIDDEYIRNGTVSVFCFIQPHTVKIIHAEGPTRTAIDWSEKVKFLVDEVNPDAKKVILVMDNLNTHNTASLYKAFPPEEARRIARKLEIHYTPKHGSWLDIAEIGINIMTRECLNRRIPDIETLRAELKTWNEAYNSAPTEINWQFSNETSRIKLKSLYPDIDRNQ from the coding sequence ATGGCACGTCAGAGAGCTTACCGCATCTCTTTAGAGACTGAAGAAAGAAAAGCTATAAGAAAAATTCTTAGGCGCTCTAACTCAACAAACAGGAGAACTCGTTGTACAATTCTGCTTAATGCCGACGAATCAAAGAGTGATCCTTCAACTTATCAGCAGATAGCTGAACGTTCTGGGGTAACAGTTCCAACTGTAATCGATACATTAAGTAAATTCTGTAAAGATGGTCCTGTTGCAGCCTTAAACCCAAGGAGAAATCCTAATTCAGATGTAGCTAATCTTAAAGCTACCGGAGATATACAGGCAAAGGTTATTGCAAAAGCCTGTACCAAGTCCTCTGAAGGAAGAGTTAGATGGACACTCACACTTCTTGAAGAGGAACTGGCAGTCATTTTAGAAACAAAACTTAGCCGCTCAACCATAGGACGTATTTTGCAGAAAAATGATTTAAGACCACATCTGAGTGAATACTGGTGTATTCCCCCTCAGGCTGATGCTGAATTTGTTGCAGCAATGGAAGATGTACTGGATGTATATCAGCAGCCATATGATGAAAAGTATCCTCTGTGGTGTATGGATGAAAAGCCATTTCAGCTCCTGGATGAATCCAGAAATCCATTGCCAATGAGACCAGGAGATATTACCAGGATTGATGATGAATACATCAGAAACGGCACCGTAAGCGTATTCTGTTTTATTCAGCCTCATACAGTAAAGATTATTCATGCGGAAGGACCAACCAGAACAGCAATTGACTGGTCTGAAAAGGTTAAATTTCTGGTAGATGAAGTTAATCCTGATGCAAAAAAGGTTATTCTGGTAATGGATAACCTAAACACTCATAACACGGCATCACTATATAAAGCCTTTCCTCCCGAGGAAGCACGTAGAATTGCAAGGAAACTTGAAATTCATTACACGCCAAAACATGGCAGCTGGCTTGATATTGCAGAGATTGGCATCAACATCATGACACGAGAGTGTTTAAACCGAAGAATTCCTGATATAGAAACATTAAGAGCTGAACTTAAAACATGGAATGAGGCATATAACAGTGCTCCAACAGAAATAAACTGGCAGTTCAGTAATGAGACTTCAAGAATTAAACTTAAGAGCCTCTACCCTGATATAGATCGTAATCAGTAA
- a CDS encoding glycosyltransferase family 8 protein: MNILYTCDDNYVWQMGISLISLFENNKDSKIIIYLIHSNVTQSNQKKLIEIVNKYNKSIVFLSLDEINICPLLKENGRWPLVCYARLFFHHVIKDCDRLLYLDCDTLVLSNIEELFSDRYSKFAIYGAKDFIANFYKKLIGMPVEASNINGGVLLFNLKLYCELSPDSRIFSFITKYGNRISYADQDVINGTFWNEFGFLEAKYNVMSIMRCFNYSEIIKLKHPRGGYSEQEVNKAISYPCIIHFTGNYRYTRPWIHNSNHPYKDYFELYKKISPWSDMPMMKILSEKVKLQ; encoded by the coding sequence ATGAATATTCTATATACATGTGATGATAATTATGTATGGCAAATGGGAATTTCGCTTATTTCTTTATTTGAAAATAATAAAGACTCAAAAATTATTATTTATTTAATACACAGTAATGTTACACAAAGTAATCAAAAAAAACTAATTGAAATAGTAAATAAATATAATAAATCTATTGTGTTTCTTTCATTAGATGAAATCAATATATGTCCTTTACTAAAGGAAAACGGAAGATGGCCTTTAGTTTGTTATGCGAGATTATTTTTTCACCATGTTATAAAAGATTGCGATAGATTATTGTACTTAGATTGTGATACATTGGTTTTATCAAATATAGAAGAGCTTTTTTCTGATAGGTATTCTAAATTTGCAATTTATGGTGCAAAAGATTTTATAGCAAACTTTTATAAGAAATTGATTGGAATGCCTGTTGAAGCATCGAATATCAACGGTGGTGTTCTTCTTTTTAACTTAAAGTTATATTGTGAATTGTCACCTGATTCTAGAATATTTTCTTTTATCACAAAATATGGAAATAGAATAAGTTATGCCGATCAAGATGTAATAAATGGGACTTTTTGGAATGAATTTGGTTTTTTAGAAGCAAAGTATAATGTAATGTCAATTATGCGTTGCTTTAATTACAGTGAAATAATTAAATTAAAACATCCTCGAGGGGGATATTCAGAACAAGAAGTAAATAAGGCAATTAGTTATCCTTGTATAATCCATTTTACTGGTAATTACCGGTATACTCGTCCCTGGATACATAACTCAAATCATCCATATAAAGATTATTTTGAACTATATAAAAAAATTAGTCCTTGGAGTGATATGCCGATGATGAAAATATTAAGTGAAAAAGTGAAGTTACAATAG
- a CDS encoding glycosyltransferase family 2 protein, with translation MDTVICKIKVSLIVPVYNVEKYLEKCVQSIVRQSHDNIEIILIDDGSTDSSGVMCDYFANLDQRVKVLHKKNGGLSSARNMGIKYSTGSYIAFVDSDDYISPNFVECSLELCKKHNAQISILKMLSVQEDYNSYDINKVESSILMSSEDAIKESLLQKI, from the coding sequence ATGGATACTGTCATTTGTAAAATAAAAGTTTCTCTAATTGTTCCAGTTTATAATGTAGAAAAATATTTAGAAAAATGTGTTCAAAGTATTGTAAGACAATCTCATGATAATATTGAAATTATTTTGATTGATGATGGTTCAACTGACTCATCTGGTGTGATGTGTGATTATTTTGCAAATTTAGATCAAAGAGTTAAAGTTCTTCATAAAAAAAATGGGGGATTGTCTTCTGCAAGAAATATGGGCATAAAATATTCTACTGGATCTTATATAGCTTTTGTTGATAGTGACGATTACATTTCTCCAAATTTTGTTGAATGTAGTTTGGAATTGTGTAAAAAACATAATGCGCAGATTTCTATATTAAAAATGTTATCTGTTCAAGAAGATTATAACTCTTATGATATTAATAAAGTTGAAAGTTCAATTTTAATGAGTTCTGAAGATGCTATAAAAGAAAGTCTTTTACAAAAAATTTAG